The proteins below come from a single Mycobacterium parmense genomic window:
- a CDS encoding TetR/AcrR family transcriptional regulator: MATKESVTDTHRLTPKGRATRERIVATAAQLMYDHGVANTSPGDVQKAAGVGASQMYHYFEDKQALIRAVIAHRVQALLATLGGLDSMEGLRAWRDFVVDTQRQRDCAGGCPLGSLVGELAEPFPDCRGDLVGGFDQWEAAIREGLQAMWDRGELRRKADPDRLATVLLAAVEGGMLLAQVRRDPAPLETALDDVLDRIEELRPRRAPAGR; encoded by the coding sequence ATGGCAACGAAGGAATCGGTCACCGACACGCACCGGCTCACCCCCAAGGGACGGGCCACTCGGGAGCGGATCGTGGCCACCGCAGCGCAACTGATGTACGACCACGGTGTGGCCAACACCAGTCCCGGTGACGTCCAGAAGGCTGCAGGCGTTGGCGCTTCGCAGATGTACCACTACTTCGAGGACAAGCAAGCCTTGATCAGAGCCGTGATCGCCCACCGCGTCCAGGCTCTGCTGGCAACGCTTGGGGGGCTGGACAGCATGGAGGGGTTGCGCGCCTGGCGAGACTTCGTCGTCGACACCCAACGCCAGCGCGACTGCGCAGGTGGTTGCCCGCTCGGGTCGCTGGTCGGTGAGCTGGCCGAACCGTTCCCGGACTGTCGAGGCGACCTGGTCGGGGGATTCGACCAGTGGGAAGCGGCGATCCGCGAGGGCCTGCAGGCCATGTGGGATCGGGGCGAGCTGCGCCGCAAGGCCGACCCCGACCGCCTGGCGACCGTGTTGTTGGCCGCGGTCGAAGGGGGGATGCTGCTCGCGCAGGTGCGCCGCGACCCCGCACCGCTGGAAACGGCACTCGATGACGTCCTCGACCGCATCGAGGAGCTCAGGCCCCGACGCGCGCCGGCCGGTCGGTGA
- a CDS encoding MarR family winged helix-turn-helix transcriptional regulator — protein MALQRRLRREMTSGSVPTSDALVLGAIERRGAAASPGQLAADLLMATSNVAASLRLLEREGLIRRGRDPDDARRVLIEITAAGRRYVADDRRRRDTWLCEAINATLSSREQDTLRRAGELMKRLASHGLKQ, from the coding sequence ATGGCACTGCAGCGCCGTCTTCGCCGCGAGATGACTTCCGGCTCGGTGCCCACGTCCGACGCACTGGTACTGGGGGCGATCGAGCGCCGCGGCGCTGCGGCATCGCCGGGGCAACTCGCGGCGGACCTGCTCATGGCAACCTCCAACGTCGCGGCCTCTTTGCGGCTCCTGGAGCGCGAGGGACTCATCCGGCGTGGCCGCGACCCCGACGATGCTCGCCGTGTCCTGATCGAGATCACCGCAGCCGGCCGACGATATGTCGCCGACGATCGACGTCGACGAGACACCTGGCTCTGCGAGGCCATCAACGCGACACTGAGCAGCCGCGAGCAAGACACCCTGCGCCGTGCCGGCGAGCTGATGAAACGCCTGGCCTCCCACGGGCTGAAGCAATGA
- a CDS encoding SDR family oxidoreductase, whose amino-acid sequence MTNKIAVVTGGSSGIGLATAKRFVDEGAHVFIAGRRQAELDKAVAEIGENVTAIEADVSNLDDLDRLCTAVAQQHGVEVSKGSGRRPR is encoded by the coding sequence TTGACCAACAAGATCGCCGTCGTCACTGGAGGAAGTAGCGGAATCGGTCTCGCGACCGCCAAGAGGTTCGTCGACGAGGGCGCTCACGTGTTCATCGCCGGCCGCCGCCAGGCTGAGCTCGACAAGGCGGTCGCGGAAATCGGCGAGAACGTGACCGCCATCGAGGCCGATGTCTCCAACCTCGACGATCTCGATCGTCTCTGCACGGCGGTGGCTCAGCAACACGGCGTCGAGGTCTCGAAAGGCAGTGGGCGTCGACCCAGATGA
- a CDS encoding LysR family transcriptional regulator — protein MAHVLDIAPLRSLVAVADCGGFHRAAAALHLSQSAVSQHLRRIEAVVGGTVVERSGRGIVFTDVGQKVLRHARTILAAHDTALDDLGATEQELLTIGATEHGADVMLAGLTSALRQRLPDRRVRFRLDRNVSLADSVERGLVDVAVMLDGAALNRTEASGMVRLQWISGRSCTAPARGPLPLVIFSEPCTLREPAFSILDKHAIAYEIAAECGDLSGLYAAVRSGLGVALLPMIGKLPDGLCPAEGLPPGNYASILVRGRAGIDPDILSTVDAAVHDVLAAAK, from the coding sequence ATGGCTCATGTGCTTGATATCGCACCGCTGCGCAGCCTGGTCGCCGTCGCAGATTGTGGTGGATTTCACCGCGCGGCCGCCGCTCTGCACCTCAGTCAGTCGGCGGTGAGCCAGCACCTGCGCAGGATCGAGGCGGTGGTCGGCGGGACGGTGGTCGAGCGCTCAGGCCGCGGGATCGTGTTCACCGATGTCGGCCAGAAGGTGCTGCGCCATGCCCGTACGATCCTGGCCGCGCACGACACGGCGCTGGACGATCTCGGCGCGACCGAACAGGAGCTGTTGACCATCGGTGCCACCGAGCACGGCGCCGACGTGATGCTGGCCGGGCTGACGAGCGCACTGCGTCAGCGCCTCCCCGACCGGCGAGTGCGATTTCGGCTCGACCGCAACGTGTCGCTGGCGGACTCGGTCGAGCGCGGCCTCGTCGACGTGGCGGTGATGCTGGACGGAGCGGCACTCAATCGCACCGAAGCCTCCGGAATGGTTCGACTGCAATGGATTTCGGGTCGCAGCTGCACCGCTCCGGCACGTGGGCCACTGCCTCTGGTGATCTTCTCCGAGCCGTGCACCCTGCGGGAGCCCGCCTTCTCGATCCTGGACAAGCACGCAATCGCCTACGAGATCGCCGCCGAATGCGGCGACCTGTCCGGCCTGTACGCGGCCGTGCGCTCGGGACTGGGCGTGGCGCTGCTGCCGATGATCGGCAAGCTCCCCGACGGCCTCTGCCCGGCCGAGGGCCTGCCGCCCGGCAACTACGCGTCGATACTGGTTCGCGGCCGTGCCGGCATCGACCCCGACATCCTGAGCACCGTCGACGCCGCGGTGCATGATGTCCTGGCCGCAGCGAAGTGA
- a CDS encoding carboxymuconolactone decarboxylase family protein, producing MNIPTTYAATVTVPLPDDDVIKGVIEAYFGGTYQPDATLNVVKMFAGTGAHFPGVIDTVQAIFGPEGINPKHRQMCMMRVAKAFDAPYEWQVHSAIGRNVGLSEDEIAAIASDGPVTGIDSDYVLLGRAVDEFASAKTLTDETLSELLSTFGEDLTRKYIFSITYFIFMGLWLNGCRVPLETTDKIGGRDSNPAATSAETVSASS from the coding sequence ATGAACATCCCGACTACCTACGCGGCGACGGTGACAGTGCCGCTGCCCGATGATGACGTCATCAAGGGGGTCATCGAGGCCTACTTCGGTGGCACCTATCAGCCCGACGCGACGCTGAACGTCGTCAAGATGTTCGCCGGAACGGGAGCGCACTTCCCGGGCGTCATCGATACGGTCCAGGCGATCTTCGGGCCCGAGGGCATCAACCCCAAGCACCGGCAGATGTGCATGATGCGCGTCGCCAAGGCTTTCGACGCACCCTACGAGTGGCAGGTCCACTCGGCGATCGGCCGCAACGTGGGACTCAGCGAGGACGAGATCGCCGCCATCGCCTCCGACGGGCCCGTCACCGGCATCGACTCGGACTACGTTCTGCTGGGCCGGGCAGTCGACGAGTTCGCCAGCGCGAAGACGCTGACCGACGAGACGCTCAGCGAACTCCTGAGCACCTTTGGTGAGGACTTGACACGCAAGTACATTTTCTCGATCACCTACTTCATCTTCATGGGCCTGTGGCTCAACGGCTGCCGCGTCCCGCTGGAGACCACCGACAAGATCGGCGGGCGGGACAGCAACCCGGCCGCGACATCTGCGGAGACCGTCTCCGCCAGCTCCTAA
- a CDS encoding GMC family oxidoreductase encodes MDTVLEPRYDVIVCGAGSSGSVVAGRLAENPDLKVLLLEAGGSDDASSVTDANQWPSNLGSERDWGFVAQPDPRLHGRCLPLSTGKVLGGGSSINTMIWARGHRADWDHYASESGESAWEYESVVNLYREIEDWQGVAESNYRGRGGPIFVQPAPDGHPLAAATLDAARNLGIPTYQSPNGRLTEETRGAAITDLRWRDGRRLSLFRTYIAPHTRKPNLTVLPHALVTRVIFAGKQAAGVELVHGGTVHRVAADTEVVLSLGAIHTPKVLLQSGIGDHDELHDIGITVRQHLPGVGRNFQDHFGFDCVWEFPDTMQGSTQVGATLFWDSGAASVHEPDLFACVGPFPKATPENAARYGLPQNSWILFGAPTHPQSRGRVRLSGADPADPVRIEANALSDPDDIKTAISCIETLREIGNSAELRPFVAREVMPGDLTGAELETYLRNAVTTYWHHSGTAKMGRDTMSVVDGHLKVYGIEGLRVADASIMPRISTANTMAPCVVIGERAAQFIQAEHRM; translated from the coding sequence GTGGATACTGTGTTGGAACCGCGTTACGACGTCATCGTGTGCGGTGCCGGGTCGTCAGGGTCGGTGGTCGCGGGCCGGTTAGCCGAGAACCCCGACCTCAAGGTCCTGCTTTTGGAGGCCGGCGGCAGCGATGACGCGTCCAGTGTGACCGACGCCAACCAATGGCCATCCAACCTTGGCAGTGAGCGTGATTGGGGTTTCGTCGCCCAACCCGACCCGCGCCTTCATGGGCGCTGCCTCCCGTTGTCGACGGGCAAAGTGCTCGGCGGCGGGTCCAGCATCAACACCATGATCTGGGCGCGCGGACACCGCGCCGATTGGGACCATTACGCTTCCGAATCGGGCGAATCGGCATGGGAATACGAGTCCGTGGTGAATCTGTACCGTGAGATCGAGGACTGGCAGGGCGTCGCCGAATCCAACTATCGCGGCAGAGGCGGACCGATCTTCGTTCAACCCGCGCCTGATGGGCATCCCCTGGCCGCGGCGACCCTAGATGCGGCCAGGAACCTCGGGATTCCCACCTACCAGAGCCCCAACGGCCGCCTCACCGAGGAAACCCGTGGCGCCGCCATTACCGACCTTCGCTGGCGTGACGGCAGACGTCTCTCACTGTTTCGCACCTATATCGCCCCGCACACACGCAAGCCCAACCTGACAGTCCTACCCCACGCGCTGGTCACCCGGGTGATCTTTGCGGGCAAGCAGGCCGCTGGCGTGGAGCTCGTCCATGGCGGCACGGTGCATCGTGTGGCCGCCGACACCGAGGTCGTGCTGTCGCTGGGCGCCATTCACACACCCAAAGTGCTCCTGCAGTCCGGCATCGGAGACCACGACGAGTTGCATGATATCGGCATTACGGTCCGTCAACATCTGCCCGGCGTTGGTCGAAACTTTCAAGACCACTTCGGCTTCGACTGCGTCTGGGAATTTCCCGACACCATGCAAGGCAGCACGCAAGTCGGGGCAACGCTGTTCTGGGACTCCGGGGCGGCCAGCGTTCACGAACCGGACCTATTTGCGTGTGTGGGGCCGTTCCCGAAAGCCACGCCTGAGAACGCGGCCAGATACGGTCTCCCCCAGAACAGTTGGATTCTTTTCGGCGCACCGACGCACCCCCAAAGCCGAGGCCGGGTGCGGCTCTCGGGCGCCGACCCGGCCGATCCCGTCAGGATCGAAGCCAACGCGCTCTCGGATCCCGACGACATCAAGACTGCCATCTCCTGCATCGAAACCCTGCGTGAAATCGGCAATTCCGCCGAGCTTCGCCCATTCGTCGCACGCGAGGTCATGCCGGGCGACCTGACCGGCGCCGAGTTGGAGACCTATTTGCGCAACGCCGTCACCACCTACTGGCACCACTCAGGAACGGCGAAGATGGGCCGCGACACCATGTCGGTGGTCGACGGACACCTCAAGGTCTACGGCATCGAGGGCCTGCGTGTCGCCGACGCATCGATCATGCCGCGGATCAGTACCGCCAACACCATGGCCCCCTGCGTCGTCATTGGCGAGCGCGCCGCACAATTCATCCAAGCCGAACACCGAATGTGA
- a CDS encoding MBL fold metallo-hydrolase has product MADVQVFGDCEVRRVVEWVGPIKGVDEMFPGTPQQAWTQNVDWLNPQFYVPADHAYRCAIQTWVVCCEDSTVVVDTGVGNGRDRPQAPLLADLHTDFGDRLDAAGIDRFAVDYVVNTHIHYDHVGWNTMLAGGEWVPTFPNARYLVPQRDRDYFHPDNASRMRPPKNDDEAARFAGIRLVYADSIAPIEEAGQLVTWDGEYVIGDRLRLELTPGHTPGSSVLWLDDGRGAVFAGDLLHCPLQVSRPDDVCSFDLDAEAARTSRRDILDRAAQTDRTIFFAHCPGPGGLTVAFDDDQNYVIDDWASFPPI; this is encoded by the coding sequence ATGGCTGATGTTCAGGTCTTTGGCGACTGCGAGGTCCGCCGCGTCGTGGAGTGGGTTGGACCGATCAAAGGGGTCGACGAGATGTTCCCCGGTACACCGCAGCAGGCATGGACGCAGAACGTGGACTGGCTGAATCCGCAGTTCTATGTGCCCGCTGACCATGCGTACCGCTGCGCCATCCAAACGTGGGTGGTGTGCTGCGAGGACAGCACCGTCGTCGTCGACACGGGGGTCGGCAACGGCCGTGACCGGCCACAGGCTCCGTTGCTGGCCGATCTGCACACCGATTTCGGTGACCGGCTCGACGCGGCGGGGATCGACCGTTTCGCCGTGGACTATGTCGTCAACACCCACATCCACTACGACCACGTCGGTTGGAACACCATGCTGGCCGGCGGCGAATGGGTCCCCACCTTCCCGAACGCCAGATACCTGGTACCGCAACGGGACCGGGACTATTTCCACCCGGACAACGCGTCCAGAATGCGGCCGCCCAAAAACGATGACGAAGCGGCCCGCTTCGCCGGCATCCGCCTGGTGTACGCCGACAGCATCGCGCCGATCGAGGAAGCCGGCCAGCTGGTCACCTGGGACGGCGAATACGTGATCGGCGACCGTCTCCGCCTGGAGCTGACGCCGGGCCATACGCCCGGGTCATCGGTGCTGTGGCTCGACGACGGCCGCGGGGCGGTATTCGCCGGCGATCTGCTGCACTGTCCCCTGCAAGTGAGCCGTCCCGACGACGTATGCAGCTTTGACCTCGACGCCGAAGCGGCCAGAACGTCGCGGCGAGACATCCTGGACCGCGCGGCGCAAACCGACAGGACAATCTTTTTCGCGCATTGTCCCGGCCCCGGAGGTTTGACGGTTGCCTTCGACGATGATCAGAACTACGTCATTGACGATTGGGCTTCGTTTCCGCCGATCTGA
- a CDS encoding MFS transporter yields MTTGGGDISRPGPKLRAAANQTRILVVAIIVSMVAFLDSNIAELALPAIRRDLGGGLSFQQWVLGAYLLALAATILPGGSISDLFGRIPVMRFGLVTFGTGSFLAAFAASPAMLIAGRLVQGLGAAFLVPGSLALINSAFDPADRPAAIGSWTAWTSSAFALGPLLGGLAVEYLSWRWIYAFSAIPTVIAFALTFWLRPVPDSAPQTRVDVAGAALSSIGLAATVYALIESQQRGWKYVLTFLVLGVGAMLAFVLWERRARNPMVPLRMFTVRNFAGANLVTAFVYGGVALGSLATALYLQEVVGYPAIVAGLITLPSPVMSLLFARRVGRAATRLGPKAFLVAGPVVAGLGVLLIRPSAQRFNILTDLLPGRIVLGIGLVVTITPLTALNLSAAEPEHSGIAAAIQNAVGRTSSLAAVGCAGVIAAGTLSDAGFARLLQATAVLFLLGAIVSAVAVTKRPRRPLRERSAWPTHPENAEDGSPQRIYDLSSSAPPYDSDAVP; encoded by the coding sequence ATGACGACAGGGGGCGGTGACATCTCGCGACCCGGACCGAAGTTGCGCGCCGCCGCCAACCAGACCCGAATCCTGGTCGTGGCGATCATCGTGTCGATGGTCGCCTTTCTGGACAGCAACATCGCGGAGCTCGCACTTCCAGCGATCCGGCGTGACCTCGGTGGCGGCCTTTCCTTCCAGCAGTGGGTCCTGGGCGCTTACCTGCTGGCGCTTGCGGCCACGATCCTGCCGGGGGGATCCATCTCCGACCTGTTCGGGCGGATACCGGTGATGCGCTTCGGCCTCGTGACGTTCGGGACCGGCTCGTTCTTGGCGGCCTTCGCAGCGTCGCCGGCAATGCTGATCGCCGGACGGCTCGTGCAGGGACTGGGTGCGGCGTTCCTCGTGCCGGGCTCCCTGGCGCTGATCAACTCCGCGTTCGACCCCGCCGACCGACCCGCGGCCATCGGGTCATGGACCGCCTGGACCAGTAGCGCGTTCGCGCTCGGGCCGCTCCTGGGGGGACTGGCGGTCGAATATCTGAGCTGGCGATGGATCTATGCCTTCTCGGCGATACCGACGGTCATCGCATTTGCCCTGACGTTTTGGCTGCGCCCGGTGCCCGACTCCGCCCCGCAGACGCGCGTCGACGTCGCCGGGGCCGCATTGTCGTCGATCGGCCTGGCCGCCACGGTGTATGCCTTGATCGAATCGCAACAGCGCGGGTGGAAATACGTCTTGACGTTCCTGGTCCTGGGGGTCGGGGCGATGCTGGCATTCGTGTTATGGGAGCGCCGCGCCCGAAACCCCATGGTGCCGCTACGGATGTTTACGGTCCGGAATTTCGCCGGCGCCAACCTGGTGACCGCGTTCGTCTACGGTGGCGTCGCGCTCGGATCGTTGGCCACCGCGCTCTACCTCCAAGAGGTCGTCGGCTACCCGGCCATAGTGGCGGGTTTGATCACGTTGCCCAGCCCCGTGATGTCACTTCTCTTCGCACGTCGCGTCGGCCGCGCGGCCACCCGGCTGGGCCCCAAGGCCTTCTTGGTCGCGGGCCCGGTGGTCGCCGGGTTGGGGGTCCTCTTGATCCGGCCCTCCGCGCAACGATTCAACATCTTGACGGACCTGTTGCCCGGGAGGATTGTGCTGGGCATCGGTCTGGTCGTCACCATTACACCGCTGACGGCGCTCAACCTGTCCGCTGCCGAGCCTGAGCACAGCGGGATCGCTGCCGCGATCCAGAACGCCGTCGGGCGAACCTCGTCGCTGGCCGCGGTCGGCTGCGCGGGAGTCATCGCCGCGGGCACGCTCAGCGACGCGGGTTTTGCCCGACTGCTGCAGGCCACCGCCGTGCTGTTCCTCCTTGGCGCCATCGTCAGCGCGGTCGCCGTCACCAAGCGGCCGCGGCGTCCCCTGCGGGAAAGATCCGCCTGGCCGACTCACCCTGAGAATGCGGAAGATGGCTCACCGCAACGGATATACGATCTGAGCTCGTCGGCTCCGCCGTATGACAGCGACGCAGTACCATGA
- a CDS encoding metal-dependent hydrolase family protein, protein MAANAPTLFVNASVYDGDDDLHRGMQVLVAQGRIEAVTGRTVRTPAQCEVIDLRGRTLMPGLIDAHVHVWLADLDLGRAMRRRYPYIAAFAFRTLARMLNRGFTTVRDAGGTDVGFASALQAGLQRGPRLLHAGRFISQTGGHFDARRADEVDMACGCQGGAARFACIADGVDEVRRAVREEARKGAHHIKLAASGGVASPTDPLDRMQFSDDEIRVAVEEAHRHGIYVMAHCFPAAGIKRCAQLGVRSIEHGFFIDDEAATAVAAADAYVVPTMATVWALVEDGAHQGLPPASQEKAHELARGVLHGLDIMRSHDLKIGFGTDLLGPQQDRQVTEFALRAQIFTPNEILRSATRVNAEILRMEAQLGRVAEGFIADLIVVDGNPLEDLALLSEPEGGHIPLVMQNGEIVKRDGRPAG, encoded by the coding sequence TTGGCTGCGAACGCCCCGACACTTTTCGTGAACGCCTCGGTGTATGACGGCGACGACGACCTGCATCGCGGCATGCAAGTCCTCGTCGCCCAGGGCCGGATAGAAGCTGTGACCGGCCGAACCGTCAGGACGCCGGCGCAGTGCGAGGTCATCGACCTGCGTGGGCGCACGCTAATGCCGGGGTTGATCGATGCCCACGTGCACGTCTGGCTGGCGGATCTAGATCTCGGCCGGGCGATGCGGCGACGCTATCCGTACATTGCCGCGTTCGCGTTCAGAACCCTTGCCCGGATGCTGAACCGCGGATTTACCACCGTTCGGGATGCCGGAGGCACGGACGTGGGTTTCGCGTCTGCTCTGCAGGCGGGCCTGCAGCGCGGGCCGCGGCTGCTGCATGCTGGTCGGTTCATCTCCCAGACCGGCGGCCATTTCGATGCGCGCCGGGCCGACGAGGTCGACATGGCGTGTGGTTGCCAGGGCGGGGCCGCTCGCTTCGCGTGCATCGCAGACGGTGTCGACGAGGTGCGTCGGGCGGTCCGGGAGGAGGCACGAAAAGGTGCTCACCATATCAAGCTGGCGGCCTCGGGGGGCGTCGCCAGTCCCACCGATCCGCTCGACCGTATGCAGTTCAGTGACGACGAGATCCGGGTGGCGGTAGAGGAAGCGCATCGGCACGGCATCTACGTGATGGCCCACTGCTTTCCCGCGGCGGGGATCAAGCGTTGCGCGCAATTAGGTGTCCGCTCGATCGAGCACGGCTTTTTCATCGACGATGAGGCGGCGACCGCGGTGGCAGCGGCCGATGCCTACGTCGTGCCCACGATGGCGACCGTCTGGGCGTTGGTGGAAGACGGTGCGCACCAAGGGTTGCCACCGGCCAGCCAGGAGAAGGCCCACGAGCTGGCCAGGGGAGTGTTGCATGGGCTGGACATCATGCGCAGCCATGACCTGAAGATCGGGTTCGGCACCGACCTGCTCGGCCCCCAACAAGACAGACAGGTCACCGAGTTCGCGTTGCGGGCCCAGATCTTCACGCCCAACGAAATTCTGCGTTCTGCCACCCGGGTCAATGCGGAAATCTTGCGCATGGAAGCGCAATTGGGCCGCGTCGCCGAGGGCTTTATCGCCGATCTCATCGTGGTTGACGGCAATCCGCTCGAGGACCTGGCGCTGCTGAGCGAACCTGAGGGGGGCCACATTCCGCTGGTCATGCAGAACGGCGAGATCGTCAAACGCGATGGAAGACCAGCTGGCTGA
- a CDS encoding carboxymuconolactone decarboxylase family protein yields MRRVIRTVGRKDLRMPHLDSYPFAVSIPLPTDEELGPENVTFLHEYGRNYKDGRMMMGTDVGRPMIALARAVFRVEGVDPKIREFVVLRIAKILGGVNPWGPNLRMLDNLGATDAEKEGIQNDGPVSGLDEDATLVMRATEEITSNAGLQDATLTALKERFGDHTARNYIAVICWYNMFNRFLISTRVPAESEQEVIDKVGDQTMPA; encoded by the coding sequence GTGCGCCGTGTCATCAGAACCGTTGGCAGAAAGGACCTTCGCATGCCTCACCTGGACAGCTACCCGTTTGCGGTCTCGATCCCGTTGCCCACCGATGAAGAGCTCGGACCGGAGAACGTGACGTTCCTGCACGAGTACGGCCGCAACTACAAAGACGGACGGATGATGATGGGCACCGATGTCGGTCGCCCGATGATTGCGCTGGCGCGGGCTGTATTTCGTGTCGAAGGTGTCGATCCCAAGATCCGCGAATTCGTGGTTCTGCGCATCGCCAAGATCCTCGGCGGCGTCAACCCGTGGGGGCCGAATCTGCGGATGCTGGACAATCTGGGCGCTACGGATGCGGAGAAGGAAGGCATCCAGAATGACGGCCCGGTGTCCGGCCTCGACGAGGACGCCACTCTGGTCATGCGCGCCACCGAGGAGATCACCAGCAATGCAGGCCTGCAAGACGCGACCCTGACCGCGCTGAAGGAACGGTTCGGTGATCACACCGCGCGCAATTACATCGCGGTGATCTGTTGGTACAACATGTTCAATCGTTTCCTGATCAGCACCCGGGTGCCTGCCGAAAGCGAACAGGAAGTCATCGACAAAGTCGGCGATCAAACCATGCCTGCGTGA
- a CDS encoding alpha/beta hydrolase fold domain-containing protein, with product MADLGRRASNPNFELETIRDVIENIHVASKEPEGVTYAEVDAGGVEALWCIPADSDPQSVLLHAHLGGSVLMSMHSDRKVAAHIAKAAGARSLVVNFRRSPEHKYPAQVEDVDSAYRWLLGQGYRPAKIASVGHSIGGYLAVELALRLRDRGEALPGAVLSVSPWADVTLSGQTIETNAERDKLLTRGLLELFRSCWLDGTGVEYTDPRVHLLAADLSGLPPTAVYYGEYELLASDAVAFSQRAKEAGSDVTVRRVDEGQHSFIIGAGRVEAVDRAIAEMGRWLRSALGIHTVAA from the coding sequence CCTCGGCAGGCGAGCATCTAATCCCAATTTTGAGCTGGAGACGATTCGCGACGTGATCGAGAACATCCATGTCGCGTCCAAGGAACCCGAAGGGGTCACCTACGCCGAGGTCGATGCCGGTGGGGTCGAGGCCCTGTGGTGCATCCCCGCCGACAGTGATCCCCAATCGGTACTCCTGCACGCGCATTTGGGCGGCAGCGTGCTGATGTCGATGCATTCGGACCGCAAGGTGGCGGCGCACATCGCCAAGGCGGCGGGCGCACGCTCGCTTGTCGTGAACTTCCGGCGTTCCCCGGAGCACAAGTATCCGGCGCAGGTTGAGGACGTGGACAGTGCTTACCGCTGGCTGCTCGGTCAGGGCTACCGGCCTGCCAAGATCGCCAGCGTCGGCCACTCAATCGGTGGTTATCTCGCGGTCGAACTGGCGCTGCGGCTGCGGGATCGGGGTGAGGCACTGCCCGGCGCCGTGCTGTCGGTATCGCCGTGGGCCGACGTCACGCTGTCGGGCCAAACGATCGAGACCAATGCCGAGCGGGACAAGCTGCTCACGCGGGGACTGTTGGAGCTGTTCCGGTCGTGCTGGCTCGACGGAACCGGGGTGGAATACACCGACCCGCGGGTGCACCTGCTTGCCGCAGACCTGTCCGGGTTACCTCCCACCGCCGTGTATTACGGCGAATACGAACTGCTCGCGTCGGACGCCGTCGCCTTCTCGCAGCGGGCCAAAGAGGCGGGCAGCGACGTCACCGTGCGCCGAGTCGACGAAGGCCAGCACTCCTTCATCATCGGAGCGGGCCGCGTTGAGGCGGTTGACCGCGCGATCGCCGAAATGGGTCGTTGGCTGCGCTCGGCACTCGGCATTCATACGGTGGCGGCCTAG
- a CDS encoding cupin domain-containing protein — protein sequence MKIRRLTTAEAPTGVVTQTDEVFDSSTVKDATYAFDIWGFDEVPELPLRPEHVLGEYKQLGLFGPRGGIRVDIQIIPPVIGDEPPDLSATVGRLDLGTGGGMTPGKEGGGMHRTDTIDLVAVLEGETNVAYPGEDGNEYEITIKAGDFLTHNGTFHRWHNRSGSNCTLMLIPIAATRTTE from the coding sequence ATGAAGATCAGGCGATTGACCACGGCCGAGGCCCCCACGGGCGTGGTGACGCAGACCGACGAGGTCTTTGACTCCTCGACCGTTAAGGACGCCACCTATGCTTTCGATATCTGGGGATTCGACGAGGTTCCCGAACTGCCGCTACGGCCCGAGCACGTGCTCGGTGAGTACAAGCAACTGGGCCTCTTCGGGCCGCGTGGCGGCATCCGCGTCGACATTCAGATCATTCCCCCGGTCATCGGAGACGAACCGCCGGACCTCTCGGCGACGGTGGGAAGGCTCGACCTCGGCACCGGTGGAGGGATGACGCCGGGCAAGGAAGGGGGCGGCATGCACCGCACCGACACCATCGACCTCGTCGCGGTCCTCGAAGGCGAGACGAATGTCGCCTACCCCGGCGAGGACGGCAATGAGTACGAGATCACGATCAAGGCGGGCGATTTCCTCACCCACAACGGGACGTTCCACCGCTGGCACAATCGATCGGGATCGAACTGCACACTGATGCTCATCCCGATCGCCGCCACGCGCACCACCGAGTAG